Sequence from the Maniola jurtina chromosome 18, ilManJurt1.1, whole genome shotgun sequence genome:
GGCAGCGCTTCTGGTTGTCCGATGTCTCGATGGAGCCGAGCGTCGGAGTTTTTTCCAGCATGAAGCTGAGTAAGCCCGTCAGTATAGTAGAGATAGACCACGCGGGGTTCCATGTGTCCGGGTGAAAGTCGGTAATGCTAAGGCACAGTTTGGTGTTCGTCTTGAACCGCCCGTTCGGCGTGATCATGTAAATAGACGGCGGCTTGAATGGAAATTCCCTTGGAAATATAATTTTGCCGTGATAGTATCCGCCTTCGTACGGACTTTTCTCTGGTCCTTTCACGACGTAATGCCACTCTAGAATATTCGATGGGACGGGCTCCGCGGTCACGTACGGTACAGGGTCATTTTTCAGCCTGAGATAGTCCTGTTTCAGTCGACTAGTCGCTCCTGTAACCTTAGTTTTCGCCATTGTTTGCAAATTGTTCTaacatgtaaaataaataaaaactcttCAAACTTTTGAGTGTCCACTACTGTTAtaccaataaaataatagtgTACATGATACGCAAAAGAAGTTTTACGAATTTAattcgctattttttatataattttcgcCACAAATCGAAATTTTAAAGAATACGTCATTGCAATCTTATAAGTCAATGTCGATGTCAAAATAATGTCAAATTCATTGAAAGTCATAGACCATCCTTCATCCATGTCATAGACTAAATTACACAATGTATACAGATAAACAATATTCAAGTTTCTAATGGTGAATACACACTAGCAATAGCGCAGCGCTAGGCATTATAATGTGAATGTGTTAGGATATGACTGGAATCGAACTAAAATTGGTAAAGCTTGAGTTACCAATTTTACTATAGTGTTAGGTGATTACTGGCCCAAGTGGAAGATATCAAGTTCGATTTACAGCGTAATAATATCTATGGTGttcttcagccgtggctagtacCATCCTTTCGGCAAAGCCCTCCCGTAGAGTAATATTTTGCGTTCCGGTAATCTAATCAATGATTCCGGTATGGTATGATACAGCGTAGTTTTAATGGGTATATCTATTGATGTTTAATAAAATtgcctttccaagttagcccccTTCCATTttcactttccaccaggtgaaaacgcagtcaagggctaacatagtaaataaaacaaaccCATTATTAATTTGGTAACCTTTAAACTtaagattaatttaattaaaaaaaaatttgcttatctcatcatatttatttattaaaatttcttatttataaaatacaaacttttaaaaaatagagTGAGTATTTTGGCAGaaccttatttttattacacacacagacacacactaatattatggcAATTTACTTATGGAAATATCATGCTCCGAATTTCTCTCTAACTGAGTATTTAACTCTAACTGAGTACTTAgctacttaaaataaaactgtaagtAAATGGATGATTTCTGTTTCTGTGTGTTTTTTGCTAGgttaattcaaagtcaaagtcatttatccGAATGTGGTACAATTGTACACTTTcagattgtcaaacaatgatataAGTAACTTAGTAGCGGTaattacctaatttaaaaactaaagctacgagggtttcaaacgcgcccaagtcatAGAAGACCCCACACAAGCTACCTTGCGGACTGGTACATAAAATTAGAattacaaaatcaaaatcaaattctGTCATCCCGTCTCATGGAGTCCACGGATGACCGGAGGGCTGTATGGTGGCAGTTACTTACCTCGGTCACCATGCGTTACTCTGGTTGTTCAACGAGGTACCTAACACATGCCAGCGTTTAGGCACCTTTTTTTCGGCGGATAGTCTCAAAGAAGCAACACATTTTTTGTGTAATTATTCTAATTCAAAAGAGTAAATACTTGTGACGCTACATATTTCCATCAAGCCCAATGGAATCAATTCAAAAGACCGTGGAAGAACTATCACTGCACTTTCACAAAACCACGGCTTATTTCCAGCTAAACATGTAGCCAGCAGCTATCCCAGCAAAAATAAAAAGGCCCTGAAAAGAACTTTCGCTAATAttgatgtagattttttatgtaaatatgttaaaaaatttgcgctcgcttcTCTCGCGCTTTTATTGTATTTCTTGATACCCGGAATTTCATTTGCTCCTCTCTCTGAGAGAAAATGGACATCTCCTgagaactatttgtttttccgggataaaaaacatgagaaaagtagagatttttagggttccgtacctcaaaaggaaaaacggaacccttataggatcactttgttgtctgtctgtccgtcgtgtctgtcgagaaacctaagtatagggtacttcccgttgacctagaatcatgaaatttggtaggtaggtaggtcttatagcataagtataggaataaatctgaaaaccgcgaatttgtggttacatcaataaaaaaaaaattaaaatgtgtttcaattttcaaaataagataactatacctaccaagtggggtatcataatatgaaagggctttacctgtacatcctaaaacagatttttatttatttttatgtataatagtttttgatttatcgtgcaaaatgttggaaaaaatacccaagtacggaaccctcagtgcgcgagtctgactcgcacttggccggtttatttgTATGACTGAGCCCGTTTATATGTTaggtatgttttattttttttctgtatgaaacaaaaaaattgcgctCGCGCTCCTATTTCTTATTGTATTCTATcttgctgtcaaattgaaaaataaaattgcacCAACCAACCTTCACCCCGTCAAGtcaagtaaaatttttttttctcatgaaAAGACCCGGATAAaccaaatgacaggttacaataactcaaaacccccaacacaaaaacctctataagaaaactagaaaagacctgataactttcaaacggctgaaccgattttcttcgattatagctaagaacactctcgatcaagccacctttcaaacaaaaaaaaaaaactaaactaaaatcggttcattcgtttaggagctacgatgtctcagacagatacacagatacatatgatacacacgtcaaacttataacactcctcgttttgggtcgggggttaaaaaggaaaacttaaaatcataaaatctatCCTACCCTTagagtacttaggtattttcgtGAAGAAGAAAGTCGGTCAGTTCAGTCCGTCGCGATTGTTACATTTCATATATTACTATgctcagtattctatgatatcactagatttgtttagtgaaatggtctaattgagttATCGTTTTAATATATCCCGTGAGTTAGCCGTATCCCTAAGGGAACtcacgtttataataatactagctgatgcccgcagcttcgcccgcgtggattggtcagatcccctgcagcatcaggattgaggagttggactccaaattttttatgaaacaatgtcgcaaagttcctctatcgattaaaaaagaaatgacgcaaatcggttcagaaatctcggagatttcggtgtacataggtagaaaaacacaactccctttttgaaagtcggttaaaaaagtagcctatgttattccctggtcaattttctacttgtctgtgaaaatcccgtcaaaatcggttcagccgttcccaagattagccttttcaaacagacagacagacagacagacagacagacagacagacagacagacagacagacagacaaaaattttaaaaacgtgtgactcagttatagtatcgttcaaataaccatatgaccttaatatgcggtagttatttcgaaattacagacagacactccaattttatttattagtaaagtatagagtatagattagtatagatttcgctgcgacatacaTGCACTCTAAGTGGCTTTGGTGAACTTTGTAACATTGTAACATCGATGtatttgtaagtataaaatacGCGCCTGCATGAAACTATACAGCAATAAGCaaacattgttattttttgatATTACTTAGGTACAGACGCAATGATTTTGTTTCTTTATACCTAGGTACGTCCTGTCTAGTAGTTATAGTTTGAATTTAGGTTCTataattaacaataataattaaagtagatacctaactacttgTTATATAATCTAGCTGCAATTATTTATATAGACAGTAGATACAAAATGAAATACCTACGCGTACCTACGCTGCTCTTTGAAAATCCAGTGgacatttaaatataaaataatatagtaggtacgatAGATCTAGACTCTGGAGGTTTTCTTATAAATAAACCAGCATggaagtaggtatctaagtgTGCCTGCATATATGCTGTGCCTATCGTAAAAGataatgtactttttaattttttaatttacatggcgaccgatttgattttttattattatttgtaaactTGTAGTTGTATCTGCAATTAGCATAATagcattctgtgaaaatttcaactctctacctattacggttcatgagaaacagcccactgacagatatACAATAAAAGGGTCCCGTTGGAACCCTtcggtacggaatcctaaaaaccaaTCTAATATTTGAACATTCAATATTTAAAATCCTATTTTAGCCTaaatagcgccatctattgccattgaataaatgataataatagaataatagcaAAGCGTCCATTTTGATCTGTCATCCCACACCCCACTTGCCATGTCCCGAATTAGAACTCGCCCAATCAATAACGAGATAGTTCGTCATTTGCAAAGGCCAGAGCAGAGGGCGACACCAGCAAGTCATTTTGCTACTTTATTGAATATTCTTTCTAAATAAATGATAGGAATTCTAAACATACATTTACCtgaaatttttatcaattttaatgtTATATTTGATAATTTCAATAGTTtacttcattattttttatttaaaatttcttaaaagtaagtaatttgactTGCTATTTCACCGAAACGACGCGGTCCGCTTCCAACTCATGGCAGACGAGCGCGAAAGCTATAATAACACCGCCATCTTGCGTTACCTGTGTCAACTTGAAGTAAATTTGGTGAAGTAATTTTGTGATGTGGGCACGATAGCCGTggaaaatataatacctatttgttttgcAATCGGTAAGTTTACGAAATAAATACAATTGGCGCAAAATTCAAGTTAAATCAAAAGTGCATAGACTTCTTTTCTAAAAAATGTCGCGACGTACTTGCATACTTTCCGTACAACTCTCTCGGAATAACCTGTGGGAAAAACTATCGATTACCCCGTCAATTCAACAAGAAAACAGTGTTAAACTTATTGATGTTATTCTTAAACATGTTTTTTTCACTTCCAGTGCATTTGGTTGATCGATTATGAGTTACTAAAACAGTAAAAAGTGAGTCATGTCAGACGCGAGGCAAGTGAAAGTGGACAACTGGGGAATTTACTTCCTCCACAGACTAAAACATTTCTTCAATCGCACCGACTACTGCGACCTGACGCTACAGTTCCAGGACAATGCGCAGCTCAAGGTGCACAGGCTGGTCCTCAGCGCCTGCACGGAGTACTTCGAGCTGCTGGAGCGCACGTGTGAGATGTACGAAGACTGCTTGGTGATGCCGGACGACCTGCAGGCGGATGTCGTGGTCCCTATCATCAACTTTATGTACACTGGACAGTTGGAATTTAAACTAGAGTTATTGGAGAAATTGTATCAAACATCCCTAGTTATGGATCTACCCATACTCACTAAACTTCTCGAAGCACACCGTCCTATTAAAAAACTGCCCCCCGCTAAGCCAGCCAAGCCGGCCTTCACCTCTTCTGCAAACTTTTATACAAAAAGATATTCAAAAACATCCACTTCACAAACTCCACACCACAAAACCGTAGCCAGTAGCAGCAGCAACAAACGTTCATTCTCTACTGCTTTCGACAACACAGAGTTGGATCCTATTGATGTACCTAAAATGAAAAAGCCATCCTCAGAGATGTTTAGCAAAGCAGAGTGCATCATTAAAAATGGCAATTCGTCTTCTTACCAGTTTCCTGTATTTtctgacaaaaataaaaatttgtctttGAAAGAGCCTCGTCCGACTCGGTATGAGCTGCCTGAGGAGTTAGATGAAGAACACCTTTTTGACAACTCGTTCACTAATATATCGTATGGCTCCAAACCCTTGATGGTTCATCCAGAAACAGTGACTAAACAATATGCGCCTAAGAGGATCAATTTATTTGATGAAGGTTCGAGTTCCAGTAGATTTATGAGCGGCAGTGCCAATGATATAGTAGAATGTAGAAAGATCTCTACTAACGAAAGCATCTTTTTAGATCCTTTGGGTGACAGTATGCAAGATGAGAGCACTTTCCAATCAACTTCAAATATCGACGCCAAAGACAACAGTGTTCTTTTTGATCAAATATTAGAAAACAAATCTTCAAAAATAACTATAGAGACCAAAAATAGTGCTCAGACCCAGAATTTAGATCATGCAAAAATAATCAGTGAAGTGCTCAAGAAATATCCACATCTAGTTAAGAGCaacaaaaacattaaattaaaaattttaaacactACGAAGACTAAAAAGTCTAACTCAACAACTGAAGAAAAGGCAAAATCTAAACATGAAACTCCAGATTTCACTTATGAGTCTGATGTTCTTAACTCAAAGGAAGCTGCTAAACTTATTGCCTTGGGAGCCGAGAATGTAGCAGGACCATGGATTTGTCTCATTTGTGGTACACCAGGAAAAGCTTTGCATTTTACATCCTATTTCAATTTCCGTAAACATCTAGTAGAAATTCACAATGAAAAGCCAATACcaagtatttgtgaatattgtggTGTGAAGTCACAGAAGAGAAACTACATTGTTCATCATAAGCTAACAAAACATGGAGTGCCAGCGCCTCCTGCATACAATTTTCCAAAATGTAATCACTGCAGTTACATAGCTCTCAATGAAGCTCTTTTAGTAAAACATAAAACAAATCATACTTTAGACAAAGCATTTAAATACAATTTGCCTTCTACTCAAATGTCACAAATTGCACAGAAAACTGGCAAAAAATATCCTACTCAATCAGTTGACAAAATAAGTAAGATGCAATGTGTTTATTGCATGAGAGTCTTCCTGCGTGAACACAACCTTTATGCTCATTTAAAGATTAGTCACAAAGAAGCAGCAAGGAATGATGGCTTAATTGATGATTCAGAAGAAGAACAAGAAGAGGAAAAGTTCCCGAACTTGAAAATAGCCAAAAATGAACCTTCTGATAATATGGTTAAATTAGAACTTCCTGTCTCTTTTGAAAACTCCTATGAAGATGTCAATGAGCAATATCAAATTGAGCAAAAACCAGATGGAAGTATTTGCGTATCAGCTAAGAAACCTCGTGTTTTATTGCCagctaataaaaacaaaatattaaatcttGGCTTCAGCTCTGCACAGCAAAATTTACCTTCAGTGGCACAGTCTCGAAAAACAGATTCAATGCAAAACACGTCTCTTAAAAGAAATGAATTTCCACAAAATACATATCATTCTCAAACAAGACCTACTTCTAGCGAAGATACTGTGATAATTGACGACGATGAGTATTTTCTACAAGATAATCAACTAatcaagaaagaaaaagtgggaGAATATTTAGTATCACATGCTTCAAATGATGCTGAATCTACTTTGCCTACAACGTCTGTGGAGTATCATAGCATTCACAACTCAAACCCTGAACGTAAAATGCTAGGTAAAAAATCAACACAAATGACCCAACCCTACCAAATAGTTGTTTCAAGTGAAGAAGAGTACAAAGCCCTTATGCAATCTAATCAGGCTATTTTATATGATGATGGAGAGCAAAATAAAGTACTCCCTGAACTAGGAGATCCTGACTCATCGTTAGGAACAGGACCAATAGATTTAGACAACACACAATCTAATGACATGATGATTATCCCAGATTATCATATGAATGTTCCTGAAACAGTTTCTGCAGATAATT
This genomic interval carries:
- the LOC123874674 gene encoding ubiquitin-conjugating enzyme E2 J2-like, which encodes MAKTKVTGATSRLKQDYLRLKNDPVPYVTAEPVPSNILEWHYVVKGPEKSPYEGGYYHGKIIFPREFPFKPPSIYMITPNGRFKTNTKLCLSITDFHPDTWNPAWSISTILTGLLSFMLEKTPTLGSIETSDNQKRCLAAESLEINLKNKMFCELFPEYVEEIELLLKERQEAILHLDSTSSMGDSEVITEQQSNMYYIMTNLFVLVGFVFLAYMVKYVLVSISND
- the LOC123874244 gene encoding centrosome-associated zinc finger protein CP190-like, which codes for MSDARQVKVDNWGIYFLHRLKHFFNRTDYCDLTLQFQDNAQLKVHRLVLSACTEYFELLERTCEMYEDCLVMPDDLQADVVVPIINFMYTGQLEFKLELLEKLYQTSLVMDLPILTKLLEAHRPIKKLPPAKPAKPAFTSSANFYTKRYSKTSTSQTPHHKTVASSSSNKRSFSTAFDNTELDPIDVPKMKKPSSEMFSKAECIIKNGNSSSYQFPVFSDKNKNLSLKEPRPTRYELPEELDEEHLFDNSFTNISYGSKPLMVHPETVTKQYAPKRINLFDEGSSSSRFMSGSANDIVECRKISTNESIFLDPLGDSMQDESTFQSTSNIDAKDNSVLFDQILENKSSKITIETKNSAQTQNLDHAKIISEVLKKYPHLVKSNKNIKLKILNTTKTKKSNSTTEEKAKSKHETPDFTYESDVLNSKEAAKLIALGAENVAGPWICLICGTPGKALHFTSYFNFRKHLVEIHNEKPIPSICEYCGVKSQKRNYIVHHKLTKHGVPAPPAYNFPKCNHCSYIALNEALLVKHKTNHTLDKAFKYNLPSTQMSQIAQKTGKKYPTQSVDKISKMQCVYCMRVFLREHNLYAHLKISHKEAARNDGLIDDSEEEQEEEKFPNLKIAKNEPSDNMVKLELPVSFENSYEDVNEQYQIEQKPDGSICVSAKKPRVLLPANKNKILNLGFSSAQQNLPSVAQSRKTDSMQNTSLKRNEFPQNTYHSQTRPTSSEDTVIIDDDEYFLQDNQLIKKEKVGEYLVSHASNDAESTLPTTSVEYHSIHNSNPERKMLGKKSTQMTQPYQIVVSSEEEYKALMQSNQAILYDDGEQNKVLPELGDPDSSLGTGPIDLDNTQSNDMMIIPDYHMNVPETVSADNSNIVVVYSHPVEEPNKQYSLITTQGHFVQPSAIITQNYETVTTCTPMMNTHTTVEGSWQNNINATINKHNVTPPAELQTMTVGESITISPMENLHSNNLNEITEVQLTAAAPVTIEVAQTETCTNTFDESNIITTISQPIDNALICQQNAVITLADATVLSNMQHQGQIQSLSNINNDQINSVTSFEAESVNMIEEQTTTADEVTPNSQESTIVEEILHTNDNDTPSTEIVTVNEAENNLTCDSIIEDTNSLVNNTTILSENTVDESNPITDHSTVAEEVSEEGEQFQESGIEAHIEEEEETIENIARDISESQNKEQCITTDQTKEVAPLIEIAKEHIENLTSEWSEEENEITVAEESTVSNANVVEQNDDVTALAETEESIENIQKEVNKQVSGELAVAEDDIPSLSDSPGNSQTDTKKSETVTPIPHEKISSLLNDWDDNDSQEEDTPANNDNDPNIQSSNIETPDENISTVIIDNSVTNDNIVTDDNDGTVDKGVINKNDNIRSLVSDWDEDEEEENRD